Proteins encoded by one window of Streptomyces clavuligerus:
- a CDS encoding TetR/AcrR family transcriptional regulator: MTAIEQTEAARPRGTRLPRRARRNQLLGAAQEVFVAQGYHAAAMDDIAERAGVSKPVLYQHFPGKLELYLALLDQHCEALLHGVRTALASTSDNKQRVAATMDAYFAYVEDEGGAFRLVFESDLTNEPAVRERVDRVSLQCAEAISEVIAEDTGLSKEESMLLAVGLGGVSQVVARYWLSSGSSIPRETAVQLLTSLAWRGIAGFPLHGVDQPIGHAGPV, from the coding sequence GTGACAGCCATCGAGCAGACAGAGGCGGCGCGCCCGCGGGGCACGCGTCTGCCGCGCCGAGCCCGCAGGAACCAGCTCCTGGGCGCGGCCCAGGAGGTCTTCGTGGCCCAGGGTTACCACGCGGCCGCGATGGACGACATCGCCGAGCGCGCCGGTGTCAGCAAGCCGGTCCTCTACCAGCACTTCCCGGGAAAGCTGGAGCTGTATCTCGCCCTGCTCGACCAGCACTGCGAGGCCCTGCTCCACGGAGTGCGCACCGCGCTGGCGTCGACCAGTGACAACAAACAGCGGGTGGCCGCCACGATGGACGCCTACTTCGCGTACGTGGAGGACGAGGGCGGGGCCTTCCGGCTGGTCTTCGAGTCGGACCTGACCAATGAGCCCGCCGTGCGGGAGCGGGTCGACCGGGTCTCCCTCCAGTGCGCCGAGGCGATCTCCGAGGTGATCGCCGAGGACACGGGGCTGTCCAAGGAGGAGTCGATGCTCCTCGCCGTCGGCCTGGGCGGGGTGTCCCAGGTGGTGGCGCGGTACTGGCTCTCCAGCGGCTCCAGCATCCCCCGGGAGACGGCGGTGCAGCTCCTCACCTCGCTCGCCTGGCGGGGCATCGCCGGGTTCCCGCTGCACGGGGTGGACCAGCCGATCGGGCACGCCGGGCCGGTCTGA
- a CDS encoding alpha/beta fold hydrolase, whose amino-acid sequence MSSTEPPGVRTAVAQPAAGAVTGTVADPAAGSGADPAARLPAVRVAEGEKLRSVTVSGLTLAVRSRPPARSGLPPALCLHGLGGSSLNWSPLLSLLADAVDGEALDLPGFGVSPPPADRDYSVTGHARAVIRFLDASGRGPVHLLGNSLGGAVATRVAAVRPDLVRTLTLVSPALPELLVQRTALPTGLLGLPGVAPLFGRMTRGWSAERRAREVVSLIYGDPSRVSDEALRQAVEEMGRRLRLPYFWEAMGRTARGIVDAYTLGGQHNLWRQAERVLAPTLLVYGGRDRLVSFRMAHRAALAFRDSRLTTLPDAGHVAMMEYPRAVAQAVRELLDDTGRS is encoded by the coding sequence ATGTCTTCGACCGAGCCGCCAGGCGTCCGTACCGCCGTCGCCCAGCCGGCCGCCGGAGCGGTCACGGGCACCGTCGCGGACCCGGCCGCCGGGTCCGGCGCCGACCCGGCCGCGCGGCTGCCCGCCGTGCGGGTCGCGGAGGGGGAGAAGCTGCGCTCCGTCACCGTGTCCGGGCTCACGCTCGCCGTGCGCTCCCGGCCCCCGGCGCGCTCCGGACTGCCGCCCGCCCTCTGTCTGCACGGCCTCGGCGGCTCCTCCCTGAACTGGTCGCCGCTGCTGTCGCTGCTCGCGGACGCCGTCGACGGCGAGGCGCTCGACCTGCCCGGCTTCGGGGTCTCGCCGCCCCCCGCGGACCGTGACTACTCGGTCACCGGACACGCTCGCGCGGTGATCCGCTTCCTCGACGCCTCCGGCCGGGGCCCCGTCCATCTGCTGGGCAACTCGCTGGGCGGGGCGGTGGCCACCCGCGTCGCCGCCGTCCGCCCGGATCTGGTGCGCACCCTCACCCTGGTCTCGCCCGCGCTGCCGGAGCTGCTGGTGCAGCGCACGGCCCTGCCCACCGGGCTGCTGGGGCTGCCGGGGGTCGCCCCGCTCTTCGGCCGGATGACTCGCGGCTGGAGTGCCGAGCGGCGGGCCCGGGAGGTCGTCTCACTGATCTACGGCGACCCCTCGCGCGTCTCCGACGAGGCCCTGCGCCAGGCCGTCGAGGAGATGGGGCGACGCCTTCGACTCCCGTATTTCTGGGAGGCGATGGGGCGTACGGCGCGGGGTATCGTCGACGCGTACACACTGGGGGGCCAGCACAATCTGTGGCGGCAGGCCGAGCGGGTGCTCGCGCCGACGCTGCTGGTGTACGGCGGACGGGACCGGCTGGTCTCGTTCCGTATGGCGCACCGGGCCGCACTCGCCTTCCGGGACTCGCGTCTGACGACCCTGCCGGACGCGGGGCATGTGGCGATGATGGAGTACCCGCGGGCGGTGGCGCAGGCCGTCCGGGAACTGCTCGACGACACCGGTAGGAGCTGA
- a CDS encoding DUF3152 domain-containing protein — MDQGPPRTRGGHPEQRESGGAWGAPAPSGPYPSAQAPSQGAAHPAPEAAARPYPAEHREPAREPALHGAAEHARDSRIPGPRREFVEAFDAPGAPAPYAGPGTGGGGADDGGTEDGSAPPSTGRRLPGQRSGSKGRTLTGLAAAAVTAVLAVVVSGQVAQDRERDRDAGPAATGEDRADGDTGGADGSLPESRRDPSPAGDAVQPPTYDELMARQYPIDRELAADGAFEAVPGGDAVPGARGKAVRYRVDIEKGLPLDGALFARAVHRTLNDGRSWGGRGEMTFQRISSGQPSFVITLASPRTTDVWCAKSGLDTSIDKVSCDSAATDRVMINAYRWARGSETYGPRAMHAYRQMLINHEVGHRLGHGHVNCGTEGALAPVMQQQTKSLEINDIECRPNPWPYPGS, encoded by the coding sequence GTGGACCAGGGGCCGCCGCGGACCCGGGGCGGCCACCCCGAGCAGCGCGAGTCCGGAGGCGCCTGGGGCGCGCCCGCGCCGTCCGGACCGTACCCGTCCGCGCAGGCCCCCTCCCAGGGGGCGGCACACCCCGCTCCGGAGGCGGCGGCCCGGCCGTACCCGGCGGAGCACCGGGAACCGGCGCGTGAGCCCGCGCTCCACGGGGCGGCCGAGCACGCACGGGACTCCCGCATACCCGGTCCGCGCCGTGAGTTCGTCGAGGCGTTCGACGCGCCCGGCGCGCCCGCGCCGTACGCGGGGCCCGGCACCGGCGGAGGCGGAGCGGACGACGGGGGGACGGAGGACGGGTCCGCCCCGCCGTCGACCGGCCGCCGGCTCCCCGGGCAGCGGAGCGGGTCCAAGGGCCGTACGCTCACCGGGCTCGCGGCGGCCGCCGTGACGGCCGTGCTCGCCGTCGTCGTCTCGGGCCAGGTCGCCCAGGACCGGGAGCGCGACCGGGACGCCGGACCCGCGGCGACGGGGGAGGACCGGGCCGACGGGGACACCGGCGGCGCCGACGGCTCCCTCCCCGAGAGCCGCCGGGACCCGTCACCCGCGGGTGACGCGGTCCAACCGCCCACCTACGACGAGCTGATGGCCCGGCAGTACCCCATCGACCGGGAACTCGCCGCCGACGGCGCCTTCGAGGCGGTGCCCGGGGGCGACGCGGTGCCCGGCGCGCGCGGCAAGGCCGTCCGCTACCGCGTCGACATCGAGAAGGGGCTGCCGCTGGACGGGGCCCTCTTCGCCCGTGCGGTGCACCGCACGCTGAACGACGGGCGGAGCTGGGGCGGCCGGGGCGAGATGACCTTCCAGCGGATCTCGTCGGGCCAGCCCTCCTTCGTCATCACCCTGGCCAGCCCCCGCACCACCGATGTCTGGTGCGCGAAATCCGGCCTCGACACCTCCATCGACAAGGTCAGTTGCGACTCCGCGGCCACCGACCGGGTGATGATCAACGCCTACCGCTGGGCGCGCGGCTCGGAGACCTACGGCCCCCGGGCGATGCACGCCTACCGGCAGATGCTCATCAACCACGAGGTGGGACACCGGCTGGGTCACGGTCATGTGAACTGCGGCACCGAGGGCGCGCTCGCTCCGGTGATGCAGCAGCAGACCAAATCGCTGGAGATCAACGACATCGAATGCCGCCCCAACCCCTGGCCCTACCCGGGGAGTTGA
- a CDS encoding DUF3107 domain-containing protein yields the protein MEVKIGVLHAPREIVLESGQSADEVEQTVGEALSGKAPLLSLTDDKGRKILVPADRIAYVEIGEPAVRRVGFGAQ from the coding sequence GTGGAGGTCAAGATCGGGGTGCTGCACGCGCCCCGGGAGATCGTTCTTGAGAGCGGACAGTCCGCCGACGAGGTCGAGCAGACCGTCGGAGAGGCGCTGTCCGGCAAGGCGCCGCTGCTCAGCCTGACGGACGACAAGGGCCGCAAGATCCTGGTGCCGGCGGACCGGATCGCCTACGTCGAGATCGGCGAGCCCGCCGTGCGGCGCGTGGGCTTCGGCGCGCAGTAG